A genomic region of Acidobacteriota bacterium contains the following coding sequences:
- a CDS encoding hydrogenase, translating to MLNLAVNLFILLGAPLLLVGVINRTKAIWAGRRGAPLMQPFHDFLRLLRKGAVISDTTTPVFRLAPSVNLAAVILAGLLVPLAGGGAVISFEGDFVLFAYLLAMGKFARVLAAMDTGSSFEGMGASREALFSGLVEPAFFLLMAGCMTIAGQTSLADALPALQRSGGLLQVALVLGVISFFIMLLVEGCRVPVDDPNTHLELTMIHEVMVLDHSGPDLAFLQYAAALKLVIVGALIAALVLPAAVPLGVSAAAVLLVLAVVAVATGLVESVTARLRMTHVSQFVFLMTSNGLIVLAVVLLFKFGGLR from the coding sequence ATGCTGAACCTGGCCGTCAACCTATTCATTCTGCTCGGCGCACCCCTGTTGCTGGTGGGCGTGATCAACCGGACCAAGGCCATATGGGCCGGCCGGCGCGGGGCGCCGCTGATGCAGCCGTTCCACGATTTCCTCCGCCTGCTGCGCAAGGGGGCGGTGATCAGCGACACGACCACGCCGGTCTTCCGGCTGGCCCCGTCGGTGAATCTGGCCGCGGTGATCCTGGCGGGGCTGCTGGTGCCGCTGGCCGGCGGCGGGGCCGTCATCAGCTTTGAGGGCGATTTCGTGCTCTTCGCCTACCTGCTGGCCATGGGCAAGTTCGCCCGCGTGCTGGCGGCCATGGACACCGGCAGCAGCTTCGAGGGGATGGGCGCCAGTCGCGAGGCGCTGTTCTCCGGACTGGTGGAGCCGGCGTTCTTTCTCCTGATGGCGGGCTGCATGACGATCGCCGGCCAGACGTCGCTCGCCGACGCCCTGCCGGCGTTGCAGCGTTCCGGCGGGCTGCTCCAGGTGGCCTTGGTGCTTGGCGTGATCTCGTTTTTCATCATGCTGTTGGTGGAGGGGTGCCGGGTGCCCGTAGACGATCCCAATACGCACCTCGAACTTACCATGATCCACGAGGTCATGGTGCTGGACCATTCGGGTCCCGATCTGGCGTTCCTCCAGTATGCCGCCGCCTTGAAGCTGGTCATCGTGGGGGCGCTGATCGCCGCGCTGGTGCTGCCGGCGGCGGTGCCGCTTGGCGTGTCGGCTGCGGCGGTGCTGCTGGTGCTGGCCGTGGTGGCCGTGGCCACCGGTTTGGTGGAATCGGTCACGGCGCGACTGCGCATGACGCATGTGTCGCAGTTCGTGTTCCTGATGACGTCCAACGGGCTGATCGTTCTGGCGGTGGTGCTGCTGTTCAAATTCGGGGGGCTGCGGTGA
- a CDS encoding 4Fe-4S binding protein — protein MFDLLKIRRRHGWAFVPDPLRASVIPPFRGKPELRSASCTRCRRCEGICPAAAITAEPLRIDLGRCILCGDCQEACPARAIEFTTEHRLAAFKREALITGEGVTAAAEPAADAVRVEIRRLFSRSLKLRQVSAGGCNGCEMELNACGNVNFDMGRYGVEFVASPRHADGVVVTGPVSENMAAALEDTWRAVPAPRLLIAVGSCAISGGVFASSPALRRSFFDGHAVDLYVPGCPVHPLTFIDGVMRLIGIGSAHP, from the coding sequence ATGTTTGACCTGTTAAAAATCCGCCGGCGCCACGGCTGGGCCTTCGTGCCGGATCCTCTCCGGGCAAGCGTGATCCCGCCTTTCCGCGGGAAGCCCGAGTTGAGGTCTGCATCATGTACCCGCTGCCGGCGGTGCGAGGGGATCTGCCCCGCGGCTGCCATCACGGCCGAGCCCCTGCGCATCGACCTGGGCCGCTGCATCCTGTGCGGCGACTGCCAGGAGGCGTGCCCCGCGAGGGCGATCGAATTCACGACGGAGCACCGGCTGGCGGCCTTCAAACGCGAGGCGTTGATCACGGGCGAGGGCGTGACCGCGGCGGCGGAGCCCGCGGCCGACGCCGTCCGGGTGGAGATCCGCCGACTCTTCAGCCGCTCACTCAAGCTGCGCCAGGTGTCGGCGGGCGGCTGCAACGGCTGCGAGATGGAGCTGAACGCCTGCGGCAATGTCAATTTCGACATGGGCCGCTACGGCGTCGAATTCGTCGCTTCGCCCCGCCACGCCGACGGTGTGGTGGTCACGGGGCCGGTCTCCGAGAACATGGCTGCCGCGCTGGAAGACACCTGGCGTGCCGTGCCCGCGCCGCGCCTGCTCATCGCCGTGGGAAGCTGCGCCATTTCGGGCGGTGTGTTTGCGTCGTCGCCGGCTCTGCGGCGCAGCTTTTTCGACGGGCACGCCGTGGATCTGTACGTACCCGGCTGTCCCGTCCACCCCCTCACGTTCATCGACGGCGTCATGCGGCTCATCGGCATCGGTTCCGCGCACCCATAG